ACGATGAGGAGAGCTTTAAGACCTGGTACAAAAGTCATCAGTACCAAGATTCTCATAAAGGCATACCCCAGGATACCAAGCTGGTGCCCGGCAGTGTCAAAATCAAATACTTTTCAGTGGTGAGCCATTAGGCAGCGCCGTAGAGCAATGGTTCTGACTTAATGCGAAGACGGGTTTTTACTGCCTTTCCTATCGCGAGTTCTCAATTACCGGCCCAAAGCCTGCTTCATGTCGCCTGGGTGATTTACTTTCTTGGAAGGAAGGCGCTTCTCCTAACGTACCACCTCGCCTTTTACGCCATAGCGCTCTGTATTGGAGAACAGGAGCGTCTGGGACTCATCCAGGCTGTAGGATTGCAGTTGCGGGTGGGTGCCCGGTTGAGCGTGTAGGGTAAGTTGCTTGTGGGTGGTGAACAGGAAATTTTTCTGCAGCAAGGTGGCTTCCAATTGCACCAAGCGGCCTTGCCCATCCAGGGTATAGGTGGCCTTCTGGACCATGGCGTCTGTGTCTTCCTTAGCGGTGAACTGGTACACTTGCTGGCCCTGGGCGTTGGTAGTTTTCTGCACGTCAAAGAGGCCCAGCAAAGCGGGTTTGTTTAAGTCGGCCTCAGAAAAGGTGCCTAGTTCCTGCGCCCATTCTATGTCTTGCATGGTTTTGGTTTCCATCACCTGACCGTCTTCCAGCACCGTTTTCTTTACCTGCGCGTGCGCCTGCTCCAGAGACTTCGCCTCTTGGTCCAGAAAACCCACCAGGTCAAATGCCTGGTGCGTAGAGCGCGCCGCCCTGGGCACAGGTTGATCCTGGCAAGAAACCGAAAGGAGACAAACAGACAGGCCAAAGAGAAGGGTTACTTTCCTCATAGAGGTAGGAGTAAAGAATACGGTGGTAAAAGAATGAGGTGAACCAATAAACCGTTTTTGGCCTGTTTTCTGGAAAACAGGCCAAAAACGGCATTACGCGGGCAGAGGCAAGTTAGATGCAAACCAGTTGGCGCTCTTCTTCCTTTGCCCTAGCAACCAACTGCTAAACCGTATGCGGCGTCAGCAGGGAGGTACCAGTCATGTCAGCGGGTGCCTGTAGTCCCAGCAGGGCCAGGATGGTAGGGGCAATGTCGCCTAGTTTTCCGTCCTGCAGTTCGCCTTTGTAAGTGTCATCTGCCAGAATGAAAGGGACCAGGTTGGTGGTGTGCGCGGTGTTGGGCGTGCCGTCTGGATTACGCATGATGTCGGCGTTGCCGTGGTCCGCGATAATGATGCTGGCGTATCCGTGGGCCAGGGCTGCCGTCACTACGGCTTCTGCGCATTGGTCAACGGTTTCTACAGCTTTCACGGCGGCCTCAAACACGCCCGTATGGCCAACCATGTCTGGGTTGGCGAAGTTCAGGCAGATGAAATCGGCGGTCTCGGCTTCAATCTCCGGCACAATGGCGTCTCTGAGGTCAAAGGCACTCATTTCAGGCTGCAGGTCATAGGTAGCCACTTTGGGAGAGGGGCACATGAGACGCTTCTCTCCGTTGAACGGCAACTCACGGCCTCCTGAGAAGAAGAAGGTCACGTGCGGGTACTTTTCAGTCTCAGCTATACGTATCTGGGTTTTACCTTCCTTCTCCAGTACTTCGCCCAGCGTATTCACCAGGTTGTCTTTATCAAAGATGGGCGTTACGCCTACAAACGTGTCGTCATAATTGGTGAGGGTGTAGTAGCGCAGGGACAGCGGGTGCATGTCCTGCTCTGGGAATTCGCGCTGGGTCAGGGCCTGGGTAATCTCCCGGCCGCGGTCCGTCCTGAAGTTGAAACAGATCACCACATCGCCTTCCTGGATCTTGGCCATGGGCTCGCCGTTCTCATTCAGGCAGACAATGGGCTGTAAGAACTCATCGGTCACGGCATCGTCATAAGACTCCTGCACGGCCTCGCGCCAGTTCACAGAAGCACGGCCCTGGCCATTCACTAATAAATCATAGGCTAGTTTTACGCGCTCCCACCGGTTGTCTCTATCCATGGCGTAGTAACGGCCAATGATAGAGGCAATCTTGCCGGTGCTGGTAGCTAAGCTCTCTTCTAAGTCGGTGAGGTAGCCTAAGCCGCCTTTGGGGTCGGTGTCACGGCCATCGGTGAAGGCGTGCACAAACACGTTGGACAGCCCTTGTTCATGGGCCAGGGAGCAAAGGGCCTTTACGTGGTTGAGATGCGAATGCACGCCGCCGTCAGACACCAGACCTATTAAATGCACGGGCTTGTTGTTTTCACGGGCGTAGGCAAAGGCCTCCTGCAAGACAGGATTCTGGCCCAGAGTCTTTTCTCTGATGGCTACGTTAATGCGCACCAAGTCCTGGTACACTACGCGGCCGGCACCCAGGTTCATGTGGCCCACCTCAGAGTTTCCCATCTGGCCCTCAGGCAGGCCCACGGCCTCACCAGACGCCATTAGGCGGGCATGCGGAAAGCGGTCAAACATGGCGTCCATAAAAGGCGTGCGGGCGTGCGCAATGGCAGACACGGCAGGATCTGTGCCCAGTCCCCATCCGTCCAGAATCATTAAAAGTACCTTCTTGCTCATGCGGTAAAGATACGAGACCTATGGGAAAAAGCGCGCCGTTCTACCTGTTTCTATAGATTTCCCGTATCTTTAAGGCATCTCATCTTGGTAGGGGTTTGGCATAGTTTTGGCTACCTATCTGTAAACAGGAGAAAGACGTGATGAAAAATATGAAACGAGTGCTGGCCATGGTAGTGGTGATGCTGGGGATGTTGGTAGGCGCCGGACAAGTGGCTGCTCAGTCTGATGTGGTTTCTGGCGTGAAGTCAGCGATCAAGGCAGGCTCTTCCCGTGACCTGGCCCGTTACCTCAACACCAAAGTGCAGGTGAGCATTGACGGTGACAACGCCAGCTACAGCCAAAGCCAGGCTGAAATGGTGCTGCGCAACTTCTTCAGCAAAAATGCGCCCTTGAGCTTTGACTTTGAACACCAGGGCGGCTCTGAAGACGGGCAACGCTATGCCATTGGTAAATACGCCCACAAAGGCGGCCGCTACACCGTGCTGGTTCGCATGAAAAAGTACGGCGACGCCTACAAGATTGACACCATAGAGTTTAAGTAATCGCCTTCGGGTGCAAGTAGCAAGCCGTAAGATTCTTAGATAAATTGAAAATAAACCCGCTCTTTGGAGCGATAGTTAGAAAAGGCACCGATTGTTCGGTGCCTTTTTTTATTTTTGCACCCGTGAAAGCTCCGTACCTTACCCAAGAAAGCATACAGGCGTTTATCCGGCAGGCCCTCCAGGAAGACGTAGCCGATGGAGATCATTCCTCCCTGGCCGCTATTCCGGCCTCTGCCACCAACCAGGCCAAGCTTTTGGTGAAGGATGAAGGCATCTTGGCGGGTGTGGAACTGGCCGTGGCTATTTTCAAGGAGGTAGACCCAACCCTGCGCGTAGAAGTTTTGTTGCAGGACGGCACGCCCATCAAACACGGCGACGTAGCCTTGACCGTGCACGGCAAAGCCCAGTCTATTTTAACGGCTGAGCGCCTGGTCTTGAACTGCATGCAGCGCATGAGCGGCATTGCCACCTACACGCAGAGCATTGTCAAACTGATTGAAGGCACTGGCACTCGGTTATTAGACACTCGCAAGACTACGCCTAACTTCAGGATGATGGAGAAATGGGCAGTTTTGATTGGCGGCGGCACCAACCACCGGTTTGGCTTGTTTGACATGATCATGCTCAAAGACAACCACGTGGATTACGCCGGCGGCATCAAACCCGCCATTGAAGCCACACACGCCTACCTTAAAAAACTGGGCAAAGACCTGAAGATTGAAGTAGAAACCAGAAACATAGAAGAAGTTAGAGAGGCCCTGGAAGTAGGTGGCATTCACCGCATCATGCTGGACAACTTCCCGGTAGAGAAACTGAAAGAAGCCGTAGATTTGATTGGCGGTCGGGTAGAAGTGGAAGCTTCTGGCGGCATCACGGAGAAAACCATCAGAACTGTGGCAGAAACCGGGGTAGACTTCATTTCAGTGGGTGCCCTCACGCACTCCAACAGAAGCCTTGACCTGAGTTTGAAAGCTTATAAGTAGCAAGTAGCGCGTAGCAGGTAGTAAGACCTAGTACGTGGTTTGACAGAATAGTAAAAAGCAATTAAATAGATTACCCAAGGAGCACTAACCAAGTCATGATACTTGCTACCTGCTACTTGATACCCAACAAAAATTATGCAGCAACCTAATCAAAGAGGAGGATATAGACAGGCGCAGGGAGCTTCTAATCCATTGGCCATCAGAACAAAAAAGCACCAGCAAGACAAGAACGACTACGCCAAAATGGCCATGGCCCAGGTTTGGAAGAAAGAATGGTGGCGGGCGTTGATTCCGTTGGTATTGTTTTCTCTGCCGGCGGCGTTTGCGTTCTCCTGGTGGTGGGTAGCCGCCGCCGTGCTGGTGACGGTCATTTACGTATTGTTGCGCTCAGCGCAGGTGATGGGCGTGACCCAGATGGAACAGAGCAACCCGCTGTTCCAGCGCGTGAACTATGAGATTGACCAACGCCAGGTGTTGTTGAAACTGAACGAGCGCGAAGGCATGAACATTGGCTGGGACATGATTGAGCGCGCCGCCAACCAGAAGGACGGCTACATGCTGTGGTTAAAGCAGCCCAACGCAGACCAGTTGCCCGCCGGTTTCAAAGGCTGGCTGGCCCGTACCTTCACCGTGCCGGTTTTCCTGCACCTGCCCCACAGAATTTTCAACAGCACCAATGACTTAAAGCTGATGGACTCTTTGCTGAAACGCAAGAACCTTCTGCCTGCCTAAGCAAGTATACATACCACTTCATTACGCATATAATTTCTGACCGATGATAAAGAACCTCCTTTCCGTATTTGCCGTGGCCGGCGCTCTTGCCCTGGCTTCTTGCAGCAGCGAACCATCAGACCTGCGTCCAGGGACCAAAGTGTCTGTTGACACCGTACCTCCCGGAACCCGCAACAACACGTCTAACATTGATGCCCAGGCAGACGCCGCTGAGCACCGCGAAGACGTGCAGGTAAACCATGACGAGCACGCCACTGACATTGACACCAAGACCCAGGGCACGCCGGCACATGAAGAAACCACCAAGAAAGAAGCCGTAGAGAACCACAACTAAGGTTTTTCTAACTCACTGAATACCCGTTTTTAGCCTGTTTTCCAGAAAACAGGCTAAAAACGGGTATTTGCTGTATACCTTACTTTATGAAAAAGATCTTTTTAGCCGGCAGCCTGGCCCTTGCCCTGCTCACCGCAACGTCCTGCAACACCACCGCCACCAAAGAAGAGGCAACCACCGCAGAAGCCACAGAGACTCCTGCCGCTACCGCCGCTTCAGACACTACTGCTACTTCTACCACTCAAATGGCGTACATCTGCCCCATGGAGTGCAAAGGAAGCGCCAGCATGCAACCTGGCAAATGCCCCGTGTGCGGCATGGATCTGGAAAAGAATCCAAAGTACACCGCGGCAGAAACTCCGGCGCAGCAGTAATCACGCCTGCTCAGGACCCAACCCGTCTTAGAAGCAGTCTTTACCCTTTTGGCAACACCCATGGAAGTACCCTCTGATTGGTTTAGTACCTGGTTTGACTCACCGTATTACCATATTTTGTACAAGAACCGCGACGCGCACGAGGCCCAGCGGTTCATGGACAACCTACTGGAGCACCTGCACCCCAAACCCACCTGCAAATTGCTGGATTTGGCCTGCGGACGGGGACGCCATGCCATCTACCTAAACCAGAAAGGGTATGACGTGACCGGTATTGACCTCTCTGAGCAGAGCATTGCCATTGCCAGGCAGTCTGAGAATGAGCGTCTGCACTTCTTTGTGCATGACATGCGCAACATCTTCCGGCCAGACACCTTTGACTTTATCTTCAACCTGTTCACCAGCTTCGGGTATTTTCAGGAGGACTATGAGAACGTGGTGGCCTTGCGGGCTACTACCGCCTCCATTAAGCCGGGCGGCAAGCTCATCATTGACTTCATGAACACCCAGCGCGTAATAGACCGTCTGGTGGCCCATGAAACCAAAGAGGTGGACGGCATCACCTTTGACGTCTCCCGCCGGGTAGAGATGGGCTTCATCATCAAGACCATCCAGTTCCAGGACAAGGGGCAGGACTTTGAGTACCAGGAGCGGGTGCGCGCCCTGCGCTATGAGGAGTTCCTGGAGTATTTCCAGATGTGTCAACTGCGCCTGGCCGAAGTGTTTGGCGATTACCAGCTAGGCCCGTTTGATCCTCAGAAAAGTGAACGCATGATTTTCGTGCTTAAAAAGTAAGACCTCATGTTGGTAGCTGTTTCCATTCTCTTTCTCACCGTGATGCTGGCCGGCTGGCTGGTGAAGTTTCTGCCCCCGGGCAACCAGCGGTGGCTCAAGATTCTTCTGGCTTTCAGCGGGGCCTACTTGTTTGCACTCACCATCCTGCACATTCTGCCAGACGTATTGCTTAGCACCGAGGATCCGCACCGCGTAGGCTTCTACATTCTGGCAGGTTTCTTCCTGCAGTTGATTCTGGAGGTGTTCTCGCATGGCGTGGAGCACGGGCACATTCATGCGCACGCACAGGAACACGGGCACACGCATGGCATAGGCGCCGTACCGGTCTTGTTACTGGTCTCGCTCATCATTCACTCGTTCTTGGAAGGCAGCGTGCTTATTCAGAGTAGGATGGCGGCCCAGCAGGCACACTCCCATTTACACTCCCATGCCGCCGTGGGCGACAATTTCTATCATATTCTGGCGGGTATTGCCCTGCACCACATTCCGGCCGCCATTGCGCTTATGTCGGTGCTGGTAGACCGGTTGCACAGTTTCAAGAAGGCCATGGGCTATTTGTTTCTGTTTGCCATCGCCTCACCGCTGGGGCTTTTGTTCAGTAATTACGTGGCCTTGGAGCAACTGCTCACCGGCGATGTCTTCACGGTGCTGTCTGGCCTGGTAGTAGGGAACTTCCTGCACATTTCTACCACCATCCTGTTTGAGAGCAGCCCAGAGCACCGCTTCAACCGCGGCAAGCTCATTGCCACCATTGCCGGGGCCTCCCTGGCCATCGGGGCCGGACTGCTTTAACTCGTTTTTAGCCTCTTTTCAGGAAATCAGGCTAAAAACGGATTACTGACGTTCTTTATGTAGACGTCTGGTCTAAGCTGGAATAGGAACTGGGTCAAAACCCGTATACAGCCTTCACGCATCCTTTAATGAGCATTCTATGAAAAAGCCGTTTGTTTGGATTCTGATTCTAGTGTTGTTGGGGGCAGGCGCCTGGTTCTATGACCGCTACGTGCAAGGCCCCGAGTTCTCCCTTTACCAGATCAAAAAGGCGGTAGAGGCCCACGACATGGTGGCCATTGAAAAGTACGTGGACATTAGTAGAACGTCTACCAGCCTTTTGGAACAGACCACCCAGGCGGGCCTGGCCCAGATGTCTGAGAAAGACCGCGCCATTGCCGGCTTGTTCATTGGCATGATGATGACCTCACAGAAAGACAAAGTGCTGCGCACGCTTAGGGCAGAACTGGAGCGCTACGTGCGCGAAGGCAAGGCAGGTCAGGGACCGCCCGCGCACATGGATCGGCAGGAATGGGAACAGGTTCAGGCATTGTTGCCTCTGGAGAAGGTGCTTAGAGAAAGCCAGTTGGCGAACAGCCAGGTAAAGGACATTGCTTATGTGAATAAACAGGATTCTCTGGCTACCGTGGGCTTGTCTTTAAGCATCCCGCTTCAGCCAGACCTGGTCATCTTAGACGTGCAGATGCTGGACAAAGGCAACCATTGGCAGGTGATTGGCCTGCCCAACGCCGGGGCTGTCCTGAAACAACTGGGCGTGCTGGAGTCTTTACAGCAAATTAAATTGCCGAAGCTCAGATTTTAGCGTCATCTCTTCAGTCACTGACGGGCTTTCTCCGTATAAATACGTAGCACATAGGACTTGGTTAGTAACCGGGACTTCTGTGTGCATGACCTCTTTGCTCTTTCCCTACTCATGATAGAACTGTCTCAGCTAGACCAAAAACACCTGCCCTATTTTCTGGATTGGATCAATGACCAGGAGGTGATCAAGTATTCCCTGTCGGCGTTCCATGACCTTTCCACAGAGGCAGACATCACGCAGTGGTTTGAGGGGGTGTTGCAGGACACGGAGAGCATGAACCTGGCCATCATAGACACAGAGACGCAGGAATGCCTGGGCTACGCCACCATCAGCAACATGTCTGAGGCCAGTGACGGCGGCGAGTTCTTCCTTTTCATAGGCGACAAGTCTGCCTGGGGCAAAGGCATTGGGACGGAGGTGACCCGCCAAATGGTGGAGAAGGGCTTTACCGAGCAGGACCTGCACTGGATCATTCTGGTAGTGTCCAAATCTAACCGAGGGGGCGTAAAAGCCTACCAGCGCGCCGGTTTTACCATTGAGACCATGTTCAGGCAGCGCAGCATGGAAGACGGAAAATTGCATGACACATTCCTCATGTCCATAAGAAGGGAAGAGCAGGAGGCCGCCTAAGTTTCTAGGTGTTAGGCCCTTCCCTTGCGCCAGCCATAAAATATTCTTTGCCCACAATTTTGCATTTTCAATGTATATATAGTAATATAGGTTTTTGAATGTATCTACCGCGCCAACTCCCCCACTGGCCAAGACGCTACTACAGCCAAACAACCTACATGAAACAAACTCTACTTCTGGCATCTTTCCTGGCCCTGGGGACCTGGGCACAGGCTCAAAACTCTGCCTTCAGCATCAAGCCTGCGCTTCCGCAGACCGGGCAGGAGATTACCATCACTTACAACCCCGCAGGCACTGCCCTGGCTGACGCTAGCTCTATCACGGCCCTGGCGTACTTATATGACGGCAACAAGCCCAAGGTGCAGGAAATACAGCTTTACAAAAAGAACAACGGCTGGGAAGGGTGGTTTACCCC
The nucleotide sequence above comes from Nibribacter ruber. Encoded proteins:
- the gpmI gene encoding 2,3-bisphosphoglycerate-independent phosphoglycerate mutase; protein product: MSKKVLLMILDGWGLGTDPAVSAIAHARTPFMDAMFDRFPHARLMASGEAVGLPEGQMGNSEVGHMNLGAGRVVYQDLVRINVAIREKTLGQNPVLQEAFAYARENNKPVHLIGLVSDGGVHSHLNHVKALCSLAHEQGLSNVFVHAFTDGRDTDPKGGLGYLTDLEESLATSTGKIASIIGRYYAMDRDNRWERVKLAYDLLVNGQGRASVNWREAVQESYDDAVTDEFLQPIVCLNENGEPMAKIQEGDVVICFNFRTDRGREITQALTQREFPEQDMHPLSLRYYTLTNYDDTFVGVTPIFDKDNLVNTLGEVLEKEGKTQIRIAETEKYPHVTFFFSGGRELPFNGEKRLMCPSPKVATYDLQPEMSAFDLRDAIVPEIEAETADFICLNFANPDMVGHTGVFEAAVKAVETVDQCAEAVVTAALAHGYASIIIADHGNADIMRNPDGTPNTAHTTNLVPFILADDTYKGELQDGKLGDIAPTILALLGLQAPADMTGTSLLTPHTV
- a CDS encoding DUF4783 domain-containing protein, coding for MKRVLAMVVVMLGMLVGAGQVAAQSDVVSGVKSAIKAGSSRDLARYLNTKVQVSIDGDNASYSQSQAEMVLRNFFSKNAPLSFDFEHQGGSEDGQRYAIGKYAHKGGRYTVLVRMKKYGDAYKIDTIEFK
- the nadC gene encoding carboxylating nicotinate-nucleotide diphosphorylase; the protein is MKAPYLTQESIQAFIRQALQEDVADGDHSSLAAIPASATNQAKLLVKDEGILAGVELAVAIFKEVDPTLRVEVLLQDGTPIKHGDVALTVHGKAQSILTAERLVLNCMQRMSGIATYTQSIVKLIEGTGTRLLDTRKTTPNFRMMEKWAVLIGGGTNHRFGLFDMIMLKDNHVDYAGGIKPAIEATHAYLKKLGKDLKIEVETRNIEEVREALEVGGIHRIMLDNFPVEKLKEAVDLIGGRVEVEASGGITEKTIRTVAETGVDFISVGALTHSNRSLDLSLKAYK
- a CDS encoding heavy metal-binding domain-containing protein, encoding MKKIFLAGSLALALLTATSCNTTATKEEATTAEATETPAATAASDTTATSTTQMAYICPMECKGSASMQPGKCPVCGMDLEKNPKYTAAETPAQQ
- a CDS encoding SAM-dependent methyltransferase, giving the protein MEVPSDWFSTWFDSPYYHILYKNRDAHEAQRFMDNLLEHLHPKPTCKLLDLACGRGRHAIYLNQKGYDVTGIDLSEQSIAIARQSENERLHFFVHDMRNIFRPDTFDFIFNLFTSFGYFQEDYENVVALRATTASIKPGGKLIIDFMNTQRVIDRLVAHETKEVDGITFDVSRRVEMGFIIKTIQFQDKGQDFEYQERVRALRYEEFLEYFQMCQLRLAEVFGDYQLGPFDPQKSERMIFVLKK
- a CDS encoding ZIP family metal transporter, producing the protein MLVAVSILFLTVMLAGWLVKFLPPGNQRWLKILLAFSGAYLFALTILHILPDVLLSTEDPHRVGFYILAGFFLQLILEVFSHGVEHGHIHAHAQEHGHTHGIGAVPVLLLVSLIIHSFLEGSVLIQSRMAAQQAHSHLHSHAAVGDNFYHILAGIALHHIPAAIALMSVLVDRLHSFKKAMGYLFLFAIASPLGLLFSNYVALEQLLTGDVFTVLSGLVVGNFLHISTTILFESSPEHRFNRGKLIATIAGASLAIGAGLL
- a CDS encoding DUF2939 domain-containing protein; this translates as MKKPFVWILILVLLGAGAWFYDRYVQGPEFSLYQIKKAVEAHDMVAIEKYVDISRTSTSLLEQTTQAGLAQMSEKDRAIAGLFIGMMMTSQKDKVLRTLRAELERYVREGKAGQGPPAHMDRQEWEQVQALLPLEKVLRESQLANSQVKDIAYVNKQDSLATVGLSLSIPLQPDLVILDVQMLDKGNHWQVIGLPNAGAVLKQLGVLESLQQIKLPKLRF
- a CDS encoding GNAT family N-acetyltransferase; the encoded protein is MIELSQLDQKHLPYFLDWINDQEVIKYSLSAFHDLSTEADITQWFEGVLQDTESMNLAIIDTETQECLGYATISNMSEASDGGEFFLFIGDKSAWGKGIGTEVTRQMVEKGFTEQDLHWIILVVSKSNRGGVKAYQRAGFTIETMFRQRSMEDGKLHDTFLMSIRREEQEAA